In one Mucilaginibacter ginsenosidivorax genomic region, the following are encoded:
- a CDS encoding acetylxylan esterase — translation MMISLKSLIPIIQLAIFLTIEHANAKTPVHKADQEVSTTLIAGSKDAVFSSRASYTFNVKNTTDAPQTGTVSYIAVTPAGVTVAKESRKVNISKQSSSRFDFTIPEQKPGFYKINFMINVSDYDDTTRRVFGIRPEEIQSQHGRPADFDSFWQATKSELATVNPQFKMIEKADQETENRKVYLIEMRSLDNITVRGWLTIPKSTIKNKRFSTFLALPGYQVDLKPMLGEDDDIAIMALNVRGQGNSRDVIHPKRLDFISLNVEDKNKYVLRGAIMDCIRAIDFIYSRPELDPKRIEVSGGSMGGFLAAAVAGLDNRVQLISSQNPILSDIRNLSDQDDWPMYDLHKYAGEKGIKFDKVLDNLDYFDIKNFAQNIQTPILLGIGLLDHLAPPNNEYAFYNLIPRKYRGIMVFKDLGHEVPMTYIIKEGHRMRDKFGLF, via the coding sequence ATGATGATCAGCCTAAAATCCCTTATCCCGATAATTCAACTCGCCATATTTTTAACGATAGAACATGCAAACGCGAAAACACCTGTTCATAAAGCTGATCAGGAAGTATCAACCACGCTTATAGCAGGGAGTAAAGATGCCGTTTTTAGCAGCCGCGCCAGTTATACCTTCAACGTAAAAAACACTACCGATGCGCCGCAAACCGGTACGGTATCGTACATAGCGGTTACGCCTGCCGGGGTTACAGTTGCAAAAGAAAGCAGGAAGGTAAATATATCCAAACAAAGCAGCAGCCGCTTCGATTTTACCATACCCGAACAAAAACCAGGATTTTATAAGATCAACTTCATGATCAATGTATCTGATTACGACGACACAACACGCCGCGTGTTTGGCATCCGCCCGGAAGAGATCCAATCGCAACATGGTCGCCCTGCTGATTTTGACAGTTTTTGGCAAGCTACCAAAAGTGAATTAGCCACGGTTAATCCGCAATTCAAGATGATCGAAAAAGCCGATCAGGAAACCGAAAACCGCAAGGTTTATTTAATAGAGATGCGCTCACTGGATAATATCACAGTTCGCGGCTGGCTAACTATTCCTAAAAGCACCATTAAAAATAAACGATTTAGCACCTTTTTGGCATTGCCCGGCTACCAGGTTGATTTAAAACCCATGTTGGGAGAGGATGATGATATAGCCATTATGGCCCTTAATGTACGTGGCCAGGGCAACAGCCGCGATGTTATTCACCCTAAAAGGCTCGATTTTATTAGCCTGAACGTAGAGGATAAAAACAAATATGTGCTTCGCGGGGCCATTATGGACTGTATCCGTGCGATAGATTTCATTTATTCGCGACCCGAGCTTGACCCTAAACGCATCGAGGTGTCTGGTGGCAGTATGGGCGGTTTCCTTGCGGCCGCAGTGGCGGGGTTAGACAACCGTGTGCAGCTCATCTCATCACAAAATCCTATCCTGAGCGACATCCGCAACCTTTCTGACCAGGACGACTGGCCTATGTACGATTTACACAAATACGCAGGCGAAAAAGGGATTAAATTTGATAAGGTATTGGACAACCTCGATTATTTCGACATCAAAAACTTTGCGCAAAATATTCAAACCCCTATCCTGCTGGGTATCGGCTTGCTTGACCACCTTGCGCCCCCTAATAACGAATATGCTTTTTACAATCTCATCCCCCGCAAGTACCGCGGCATTATGGTTTTTAAAGATCTTGGCCACGAAGTACCAATGACCTATATCATAAAAGAAGGGCATAGAATGCGCGATAAGTTTGGCTTGTTTTAA
- a CDS encoding thiamine pyrophosphate-dependent enzyme: MAKKVADQLVQMLVDAGIKRIYAVTGDSLNEVNDAVRREGSIQWVHVRHEEAGAYAAGAEAQLNGLACCAGSSGPGHVHLINGLYDAHRSGAPVIAIASTIASFEFGTNYFQETNTIKLFDDCSYYNQIATTPKQLPRMLQAGIQSALHQKGVAVIGLPGDLAAMDAVEIETSIQNFTPAPVVRPTDADLYELAALVNRYNKITIFCGIGAAGAHDQVVELSQKLNATVAYSFRAKMDIQYDNPNEVGMTGLLGLPSAYHSMHECDLLILLGTDFPYTPFMPADCKIVQVDIKPERLGRRAKVDVGLCGTVKDTLIALLPLISQKQDNSFLQAQLKVYADVKDKMQTYVDNSGETDKIHPEFVAHVLDKLAAGDAIFTVDTGMSCVWGSRYINATGKRQMIGSFNHGSMANAMPQAIGAALARPAQQVIALCGDGGLSMLLGDLATIVQYKLPVKIIVFNNRSLGMVKLEMEVAGLPDWQTDMYNPDFALVSQAMGIKGFTVTEPGDVRQAISNALAFDGPALVNVFTDPNALAMPPKIELKQVAGMAVSMTKLMLNGHMDEVLDTVKANYKHLKDLL, translated from the coding sequence ATGGCAAAAAAAGTTGCAGACCAATTGGTACAGATGTTGGTAGATGCCGGCATCAAAAGAATTTACGCGGTAACGGGCGATAGCCTTAACGAAGTAAATGATGCCGTAAGGCGCGAAGGCAGTATTCAGTGGGTGCATGTTCGGCATGAAGAGGCGGGGGCCTATGCCGCCGGCGCCGAAGCGCAGCTAAACGGCCTTGCCTGTTGCGCCGGCAGCAGCGGACCGGGCCATGTACATTTAATTAATGGCCTGTATGATGCCCACCGCTCGGGTGCACCTGTTATAGCCATTGCATCAACAATTGCCAGCTTTGAGTTTGGTACAAACTATTTCCAGGAAACTAATACCATTAAGCTATTTGATGATTGCAGTTATTATAACCAGATAGCTACCACACCAAAACAATTGCCGCGCATGCTGCAGGCCGGTATTCAAAGCGCATTGCATCAAAAAGGTGTTGCCGTAATTGGCCTGCCGGGAGATTTAGCCGCAATGGATGCCGTTGAAATAGAAACATCAATCCAAAACTTTACGCCTGCGCCGGTTGTCCGCCCCACAGATGCTGACTTGTATGAATTAGCCGCATTGGTTAACCGTTATAATAAGATCACCATATTTTGCGGTATCGGTGCTGCCGGTGCGCATGACCAGGTGGTGGAGTTATCGCAAAAGCTGAACGCTACGGTAGCCTATTCGTTTCGTGCTAAAATGGATATCCAGTATGATAATCCTAATGAAGTGGGCATGACGGGCTTGCTTGGCCTGCCATCGGCTTACCACAGTATGCATGAGTGCGATCTGCTGATTTTGCTGGGTACCGATTTTCCGTATACCCCTTTTATGCCTGCAGACTGTAAAATAGTACAGGTAGATATTAAGCCCGAACGGCTTGGCCGCCGCGCCAAAGTTGATGTTGGTTTATGCGGAACCGTAAAAGATACTTTAATAGCGCTGCTGCCCCTCATCTCCCAAAAACAGGACAACAGCTTTTTGCAGGCCCAGCTAAAAGTGTATGCCGATGTTAAAGATAAAATGCAAACCTACGTGGACAATAGCGGCGAAACCGATAAAATTCACCCCGAGTTTGTGGCTCATGTACTGGATAAACTTGCCGCCGGGGATGCAATTTTTACAGTAGATACGGGGATGTCGTGCGTATGGGGCTCGCGCTATATTAATGCTACAGGTAAGCGACAAATGATAGGTTCCTTTAATCATGGCTCGATGGCTAATGCCATGCCCCAGGCCATAGGCGCGGCACTGGCGCGGCCAGCACAACAGGTGATAGCCCTTTGCGGCGATGGCGGGCTATCGATGCTTTTGGGCGACCTGGCAACCATTGTTCAGTACAAATTGCCTGTTAAAATTATTGTTTTTAATAACCGATCGTTAGGTATGGTAAAGCTGGAGATGGAAGTTGCCGGCCTGCCCGATTGGCAAACCGATATGTACAACCCAGATTTTGCACTGGTTTCCCAGGCTATGGGCATTAAAGGTTTCACTGTTACCGAACCTGGCGATGTAAGGCAGGCTATAAGTAATGCCCTTGCTTTTGACGGCCCGGCGCTGGTAAATGTTTTTACCGACCCTAATGCCCTGGCTATGCCACCGAAAATTGAATTGAAACAGGTTGCAGGCATGGCGGTTTCCATGACCAAATTAATGCTTAACGGCCATATGGACGAGGTATTGGACACCGTGAAGGCCAACTATAAGCATTTGAAGGATTTACTGTAA